A window of Sphingorhabdus lacus contains these coding sequences:
- the fliE gene encoding flagellar hook-basal body complex protein FliE: MSTIDQSRLLQMRSTILSQNGALQRAAGRGVDTGETVANAPFAKTMTDALQMVNAQQAKASDLSAAYERGDTHDIVSVMVERQKASIGFEATMQVRNKLLSAYRDIMNMPV, from the coding sequence ATGTCGACCATTGACCAGAGCCGGTTGCTGCAAATGCGCTCCACCATATTGAGCCAAAACGGCGCGCTTCAACGTGCCGCTGGACGGGGTGTGGATACGGGAGAAACCGTCGCCAACGCCCCTTTCGCCAAAACCATGACCGATGCGCTGCAGATGGTGAATGCGCAGCAGGCCAAGGCGAGCGACCTGTCCGCCGCCTATGAGCGGGGCGATACCCACGACATCGTTTCCGTGATGGTGGAACGGCAAAAGGCCTCCATCGGCTTCGAAGCGACCATGCAAGTCCGCAACAAATTGCTGTCCGCCTACCGCGACATCATGAACATGCCGGTATAA
- a CDS encoding flagellin, which yields MTVINTNVSALRAQNASRMANRDLGQAMERLSSGKRINAAKDDAAGLAISTRMEAKVRGLNQAVRNANDGISLAQTAEGAMGEISNILLRMRELAVQSANGTAAASDRTAIDAEADALVAQIGDITSRTDFNGTVLIDAAKTISIQTGVESGETVDIDLVAMTAAGLGIGAVDLSTAAGAGTALNLLDTAIDTVATQRAEIGAVQNRLDATVNNLTSTATNLTESKSRIQDADFSAESTKLASAQILSQASTAMLAQANQSQQGVLNLLR from the coding sequence ATGACCGTAATCAACACAAATGTTAGCGCACTTCGCGCTCAGAATGCTTCGCGTATGGCCAACCGTGACCTGGGCCAGGCAATGGAGCGTCTGTCGAGCGGCAAGCGCATTAACGCTGCTAAAGACGACGCAGCTGGCCTTGCCATTTCGACCCGTATGGAAGCCAAGGTACGCGGCCTGAACCAGGCCGTTCGTAACGCAAATGACGGTATTTCGCTCGCACAGACCGCTGAAGGCGCGATGGGCGAAATCTCGAACATCCTGCTGCGTATGCGTGAACTGGCCGTTCAGTCTGCCAACGGCACGGCCGCTGCATCTGACCGTACCGCCATCGACGCTGAAGCTGACGCACTGGTTGCCCAGATCGGTGACATCACCTCGCGTACCGACTTCAACGGCACTGTCCTGATCGACGCCGCGAAAACCATCAGCATCCAGACCGGTGTTGAAAGCGGTGAAACCGTTGATATCGACCTGGTCGCCATGACGGCTGCTGGTTTGGGTATCGGTGCTGTCGACCTGTCGACCGCTGCTGGTGCCGGTACCGCGCTGAACCTGCTCGACACCGCGATTGACACTGTTGCTACGCAGCGTGCTGAAATCGGTGCCGTTCAGAACCGTCTCGACGCGACTGTCAACAATTTGACATCGACCGCCACCAATTTGACGGAATCGAAATCGCGTATCCAGGACGCTGACTTCTCGGCAGAATCGACCAAGCTCGCATCTGCACAGATCCTGAGCCAGGCATCGACCGCGATGTTGGCACAGGCCAACCAGAGCCAGCAGGGCGTATTGAACCTGCTGCGTTAA
- the galK gene encoding galactokinase → MMTQVDKDLHHRVTAAFEQHFGQQPAHVIRAPGRVNLIGEHTDYNDGFVLPCAIGPSTMVAISGRNDGQVHVLATDFDDATDLFDLKDIRSSAHGWANYVRGMVDAVQKAEFELQGANLAIAGNIPKGAGLSSSASLEVAVGQAMLALSGTDIDRTKLAQIAQAAECDFVGTKCGIMDQLISAQGKAGHALLIDCRSLSLTDAPVPAELAIMIVHSGVSRGLVEGHYNERRRQCEAAAKAMGVAALRDADMAMLAAAKLDPVTHSRARHVISENQRTVEAASALEKGDLQRLGTLMAESHQSMRDDFEITVPAIDRLVDVLQKAIGNEGGARMTGGGFGGACVAVMPASRIPDVRAAVERGYQTPEGAKPMIMVETAGPGVRVMD, encoded by the coding sequence ATGATGACACAAGTCGACAAGGATCTGCACCATCGGGTTACGGCAGCTTTCGAACAGCATTTTGGGCAGCAGCCCGCACATGTCATCCGCGCGCCGGGGCGGGTCAATCTGATCGGGGAGCATACCGACTATAATGACGGCTTCGTCTTGCCCTGCGCCATCGGCCCGTCAACTATGGTGGCGATTAGCGGCCGCAACGATGGACAGGTCCACGTCCTCGCCACCGACTTCGACGACGCGACCGACCTGTTTGACCTCAAGGATATCCGCTCCTCGGCGCATGGCTGGGCCAATTATGTGCGCGGCATGGTTGATGCCGTTCAAAAGGCGGAGTTTGAGCTTCAGGGTGCGAACCTCGCCATTGCGGGTAATATCCCCAAAGGCGCGGGCCTGTCGTCCTCTGCATCGCTAGAAGTTGCCGTCGGACAGGCCATGCTCGCGCTCAGCGGAACGGACATCGACCGCACCAAGCTCGCGCAAATTGCGCAAGCCGCAGAGTGCGATTTTGTCGGCACCAAATGCGGCATCATGGACCAGCTTATTTCGGCACAAGGCAAGGCGGGCCATGCGCTGTTAATTGATTGCCGCAGCCTCAGCCTGACCGATGCGCCCGTCCCTGCCGAACTCGCCATCATGATTGTGCACTCCGGCGTCAGCCGGGGTCTGGTCGAAGGACATTATAACGAACGCCGCCGCCAGTGCGAAGCCGCCGCAAAGGCCATGGGCGTGGCCGCCCTGCGCGATGCCGACATGGCGATGCTGGCGGCAGCAAAACTTGACCCCGTCACGCACAGCCGCGCACGCCATGTGATCAGCGAAAACCAGCGCACGGTCGAGGCGGCGTCCGCCTTGGAAAAGGGCGATCTGCAAAGGCTCGGGACCCTAATGGCCGAAAGCCATCAATCGATGCGCGACGATTTCGAAATTACAGTGCCGGCGATAGACCGCTTGGTCGATGTCCTGCAAAAGGCGATAGGGAATGAAGGCGGCGCCCGCATGACCGGCGGCGGATTTGGCGGCGCGTGCGTTGCTGTGATGCCCGCATCGCGAATCCCGGACGTAAGGGCTGCCGTCGAACGCGGCTACCAGACGCCCGAGGGCGCCAAGCCAATGATCATGGTGGAAACCGCCGGACCCGGCGTGCGCGTGATGGACTGA
- a CDS encoding UDP-glucose--hexose-1-phosphate uridylyltransferase codes for MSFDDQPHRRFNPLKGQWVLVSPHRAKRPWQGQQDEPDNSVRPAYDAGCYLCPGNERVGGVANPDYADVFVFDNDFAALMPGEDAAQTASNPLFQAAPANGTCRVICFSPDHGKSLPELPVTAIRRVVDVWAAQEEELAKTHAYVQIFENKGAMMGCSSPHPHGQVWATSYVPAEPVQEDNTQKQWFRDSGTSMLLAYAEAERADGSRTVAANAHWLAVVPYWASWPYEVLLLPLFAAPGFGRVNNEQRDALADILKAITTAYDNLFQTSFPYSMGWHGAPSAERDAAHWQMHAHFYPPLLRSASVRKFMVGYEMLAEAQRDLTPETAAAHLRAQSPVHYRSA; via the coding sequence ATGTCGTTTGATGACCAGCCGCACCGGCGGTTCAATCCGCTCAAAGGGCAATGGGTGCTCGTCTCCCCGCACCGCGCCAAGCGGCCCTGGCAAGGGCAGCAGGACGAGCCGGACAATAGCGTGCGCCCCGCCTATGACGCCGGATGCTATCTGTGCCCCGGCAATGAACGCGTCGGCGGGGTGGCCAATCCGGACTATGCCGATGTGTTTGTGTTCGACAATGACTTCGCGGCGCTGATGCCGGGTGAGGATGCTGCGCAAACGGCAAGCAATCCTCTGTTTCAGGCCGCGCCCGCAAACGGGACTTGCCGCGTGATCTGTTTCTCGCCCGACCATGGCAAAAGCCTGCCCGAACTGCCTGTGACCGCGATCCGCCGCGTCGTGGACGTCTGGGCCGCGCAGGAGGAGGAACTGGCGAAAACCCACGCCTATGTGCAGATATTCGAGAATAAGGGTGCGATGATGGGCTGCTCAAGCCCGCATCCCCATGGTCAGGTCTGGGCGACAAGCTACGTCCCCGCCGAACCTGTGCAGGAAGATAATACGCAAAAGCAATGGTTTAGAGATAGTGGGACATCGATGCTACTGGCCTATGCCGAGGCTGAACGCGCCGACGGCAGCCGCACCGTCGCCGCCAACGCCCATTGGCTGGCGGTCGTCCCCTATTGGGCAAGCTGGCCCTATGAGGTCCTCCTCCTCCCCCTCTTTGCCGCCCCCGGCTTCGGACGGGTCAACAACGAACAGCGGGACGCCCTTGCCGATATCCTGAAAGCCATCACCACGGCCTATGACAATCTGTTCCAGACCAGTTTCCCCTATTCCATGGGCTGGCACGGTGCCCCGTCGGCGGAACGGGACGCAGCCCATTGGCAAATGCACGCCCATTTCTACCCGCCGCTTCTCCGCTCGGCCAGTGTCCGCAAATTCATGGTCGGCTATGAAATGCTCGCCGAGGCGCAACGCGATCTGACCCCCGAAACGGCAGCAGCGCATCTGCGCGCCCAAAGCCCCGTCCATTACCGGAGCGCATGA
- the ung gene encoding uracil-DNA glycosylase: MPDIQLHESWKAPLLPEFSSDYMAALRQFLVAEKAAGKTIYPKGSEWFRALDLTPLDKVRVVILGQDPYHGPDQAHGLCFSVKPGVRPPPSLLNIYKELESDLGLTRPKHGFLEHWARQGVLLLNSVLTVEMAKAASHSQKGWERFTDAVIRLVNAKPDPVVFLLWGSYAQKKAAFVDSSRHLVLKAAHPSPLSAYNGFLGCRHFSQTNAFLEKHGQPPIDWSLPDVV, translated from the coding sequence ATGCCTGACATCCAACTGCATGAAAGCTGGAAAGCGCCGCTTTTGCCCGAATTTTCTTCGGACTATATGGCGGCGCTCCGGCAGTTTCTCGTTGCCGAAAAGGCAGCCGGCAAGACCATCTACCCCAAGGGCAGCGAATGGTTTCGCGCGCTGGACCTCACGCCGCTCGACAAGGTGCGGGTGGTCATCCTTGGGCAGGATCCCTATCATGGTCCGGATCAGGCGCATGGCCTGTGCTTCAGTGTGAAGCCTGGTGTCCGCCCGCCGCCCAGCCTGTTGAACATCTATAAGGAACTGGAAAGCGATCTGGGCCTGACCCGGCCAAAGCACGGCTTTCTGGAACATTGGGCGCGGCAGGGTGTGTTGCTGCTGAACAGTGTCCTGACCGTCGAAATGGCAAAAGCTGCATCGCACAGCCAAAAGGGGTGGGAGCGTTTTACCGACGCGGTCATCCGGCTGGTCAATGCCAAACCCGATCCGGTCGTGTTCCTCCTGTGGGGCAGCTATGCGCAGAAGAAAGCGGCCTTTGTCGACAGTTCGCGGCACCTTGTTTTGAAGGCTGCGCATCCTTCGCCCTTGTCGGCCTATAACGGCTTTCTGGGGTGCCGCCATTTTTCGCAAACCAATGCCTTTCTGGAAAAGCACGGACAACCCCCCATAGACTGGAGCCTGCCTGATGTCGTTTGA
- the gltX gene encoding glutamate--tRNA ligase, producing MTVRTRVAPSPTGDPHVGTAYIALINYCFAKKHGGEFLLRIEDTDQARSTLQSEKMILDSLRWLGLSWDEGPDVGGPHGPYRQSERSAIYTEHCDRLLADGHAFKCYCTSEKLTAMRRHQIAAKQPPKYDGTCLSLTDADRAKLDAEGVSHVVRMKIPTEGKCVVQDTLRGEIEFEYAVVDMQVLMKSDGLPTYHLANVVDDHLMGITHVMRGEEWISSAPKHLLLYQYFGWEPPVLTHLPLLRNADKSKLSKRKNPTSILFYQRAGYLPQAMQNFLGLFIKSASEEDEKTSLQELIDGFDVHNISLGGPVFDTSKLDWLNGRYLREELDVGQFLDAVKAWALNDAYLTPIAEMAQARITKLSDLGSLTGMFFMNRIDGLTADALRDGVKIDQDQQRAAYTLALQQFDGLIEWNKEGVETTLRRTAEVLETKLKDVIRPMYIAITGQPQGVPLFDAIVHLGRDIIRERLRHAMELLGPASKKEVEAWAGLLTAEKTD from the coding sequence ATGACCGTTCGTACGCGCGTTGCGCCCTCCCCCACCGGTGATCCCCATGTCGGCACAGCCTATATTGCGCTGATAAATTATTGCTTTGCCAAAAAGCATGGCGGCGAATTTCTGCTGCGCATCGAGGATACCGATCAGGCACGCTCTACGCTGCAATCGGAAAAGATGATCCTGGATTCGCTGCGCTGGCTGGGTCTGAGCTGGGATGAAGGTCCTGACGTCGGCGGTCCGCACGGACCCTATCGCCAATCGGAACGCAGCGCGATCTACACCGAACATTGCGACCGGCTGCTGGCCGACGGCCATGCGTTCAAATGCTATTGCACATCGGAAAAGCTGACCGCGATGCGGCGGCACCAGATCGCCGCCAAGCAGCCGCCGAAATATGACGGCACCTGCCTGTCGCTCACCGATGCCGACCGCGCCAAGCTGGATGCCGAAGGCGTCAGCCATGTCGTCCGCATGAAAATCCCGACCGAAGGGAAATGCGTCGTGCAAGATACGCTGCGCGGCGAAATCGAATTTGAATATGCTGTCGTCGATATGCAGGTCCTGATGAAGTCGGACGGCTTGCCGACCTACCATCTGGCCAATGTCGTCGATGACCATCTGATGGGCATCACCCATGTGATGCGCGGCGAAGAATGGATATCGTCGGCGCCCAAGCATCTGCTGCTTTATCAATATTTCGGTTGGGAACCGCCGGTGCTGACGCACCTTCCCCTGTTGCGCAATGCCGACAAGTCGAAATTGTCGAAACGCAAGAACCCGACTTCGATCCTGTTTTACCAGCGCGCCGGTTATTTGCCGCAGGCGATGCAGAATTTCCTTGGCCTGTTCATCAAGAGCGCGAGCGAAGAGGATGAGAAAACCAGCCTGCAGGAACTGATCGACGGTTTTGACGTCCACAATATCTCGCTTGGCGGACCGGTGTTCGACACGTCCAAGCTGGACTGGCTCAATGGCCGCTATCTGCGCGAAGAACTGGATGTTGGACAGTTTCTCGACGCGGTAAAGGCGTGGGCACTGAACGACGCCTATCTGACGCCAATTGCCGAAATGGCGCAGGCGCGGATCACCAAATTATCGGATCTGGGAAGCCTGACGGGCATGTTCTTCATGAACCGCATCGACGGCCTGACCGCCGACGCCTTGCGCGATGGTGTGAAGATTGACCAGGACCAGCAGCGCGCGGCCTATACGCTGGCGCTGCAGCAATTTGACGGCCTGATCGAATGGAACAAGGAAGGTGTCGAAACCACCTTGCGCCGCACCGCCGAAGTGCTGGAAACCAAGCTGAAGGATGTGATCCGGCCGATGTATATCGCCATCACCGGCCAACCGCAGGGCGTGCCGCTGTTCGATGCCATCGTCCATCTGGGCCGCGACATCATCCGCGAACGCCTGCGCCACGCGATGGAGCTTTTGGGTCCGGCGAGCAAAAAAGAGGTCGAAGCTTGGGCGGGGTTGTTGACGGCAGAAAAGACAGATTGA
- a CDS encoding alkaline phosphatase PhoX encodes MQFSRRSFNFGLGSLAFAGLAQRSLAQMPPTARSEVLGYGALLPDPDNLIDLPKGFSYQVISRFGNLMDDGFVVPNAGDGMGAFAAGKNKVALVRNHELSPRDLRFGPIPGKVGSDFLTYDRMADAGGMPLPGGTTTLIYDLKSGRKEAEWLSLSGTIRNCAGGITPWGSWLTCEENVTRAGQGVGKDHGYVFEVPSTHKGLVDPVPLKEMGRFNHEAACVDPRTGIVYLTEDRDDSLLYRFIPNVCGELAKGGRLEALALAETGIKDSRNWTEAAVQRGKPLRANWVALDNPESPDDDLRLRGHALGATLFARGEGIWWGKGELYFACTDGGAKKLGQIFRYVPAVNEGFPGESDAPGRIELFYESQDAAAYNYGDNLCVMPNGHLMVCEDQYTDIADNHLRGITPDGKAYVFARSRVQTEFAGACFSPDGSTMFVNFYAPTMTLAIRGPWHKVRG; translated from the coding sequence ATGCAATTTAGCCGTCGCAGTTTCAATTTCGGTCTGGGCAGTCTCGCTTTTGCGGGTCTTGCGCAACGTTCGCTTGCCCAGATGCCGCCTACGGCACGCAGCGAAGTGTTAGGCTATGGCGCCTTATTGCCCGACCCCGACAATCTGATCGATCTGCCCAAAGGCTTTTCCTATCAGGTGATTTCACGTTTCGGCAATTTGATGGACGACGGATTTGTCGTTCCCAATGCCGGGGACGGAATGGGCGCCTTTGCCGCGGGCAAGAACAAGGTGGCGCTCGTCCGCAACCATGAACTCAGCCCGCGCGATCTGCGCTTTGGTCCGATTCCGGGTAAAGTCGGCAGTGACTTTTTGACCTATGACCGGATGGCGGACGCAGGCGGCATGCCGCTTCCCGGCGGGACGACGACGCTGATATATGACCTCAAGTCCGGACGGAAAGAAGCCGAATGGCTCAGCCTGTCGGGGACGATCCGCAACTGTGCCGGGGGTATTACGCCATGGGGAAGCTGGTTGACTTGCGAGGAAAATGTCACGCGCGCAGGACAGGGCGTGGGCAAGGACCATGGCTATGTCTTTGAAGTGCCGTCGACCCATAAGGGCCTGGTCGATCCCGTGCCATTGAAGGAGATGGGGCGTTTCAACCATGAAGCCGCCTGCGTCGACCCGCGCACCGGCATTGTTTATCTGACCGAGGATCGGGACGACAGCCTGCTCTACCGCTTCATCCCCAATGTCTGCGGGGAACTTGCCAAGGGTGGCCGGTTGGAGGCGCTGGCCTTGGCCGAAACCGGGATCAAGGATAGCCGGAACTGGACAGAGGCCGCCGTGCAACGTGGCAAGCCTCTGCGCGCCAACTGGGTCGCGCTCGACAATCCGGAAAGTCCGGATGATGATTTGCGGCTGCGCGGCCATGCGCTGGGGGCGACCTTGTTTGCGCGTGGTGAAGGCATCTGGTGGGGCAAGGGCGAGCTCTACTTTGCCTGCACCGACGGCGGCGCGAAGAAGCTGGGCCAGATTTTCCGTTATGTGCCTGCGGTCAATGAAGGCTTTCCCGGCGAATCCGATGCGCCTGGGCGGATCGAGCTTTTTTATGAATCGCAGGACGCCGCAGCCTATAATTATGGCGACAATCTGTGCGTCATGCCGAACGGGCATCTGATGGTCTGCGAAGACCAGTATACCGACATTGCCGACAACCACCTGCGCGGCATTACGCCCGATGGCAAAGCCTATGTCTTCGCCCGCAGCCGCGTGCAGACCGAATTCGCCGGCGCCTGTTTTTCGCCCGACGGATCGACAATGTTTGTGAACTTCTACGCGCCGACGATGACGCTGGCGATCCGGGGGCCTTGGCACAAAGTGCGGGGGTAG
- a CDS encoding type III polyketide synthase — MSHLSPRLRAIGTALPDHLLTQQQVLEILAKDKGKALPARLADILGNTGIERRHIAMPPEYYFSERSWSGRAQVYEDAAARMFQDAAKIALDRAGLSPADIGQIVFVSTTGTMTPSLPSRMIAAMGFAPDTRCVPLFGYGCAGGAIGLGVAADLFRASPEKPVLLVSLELCSIAYDHSRMDKKDMVALALFADGCAAAVVGSGEGPELSAFASHIWPETLDMMGWEIGETGFDLVLARNIPSFVNSDFAPVCDAFLEKQSLAKADLGESACHPGGGRVVDALAEYLEDDLAETRAVLRNNGNMSSPTVLFVLEQVLAKGPISKPMLMTALGPGFVGAMGVLRP; from the coding sequence ATGTCGCACCTCTCCCCCCGTCTTCGCGCCATTGGCACGGCGCTGCCTGATCATCTGCTCACCCAGCAACAGGTTCTTGAAATATTGGCAAAGGACAAAGGCAAGGCATTGCCGGCCCGCCTGGCGGATATCCTTGGTAATACCGGGATCGAACGGCGCCACATCGCCATGCCGCCGGAATATTATTTTAGCGAACGGTCCTGGTCGGGACGGGCGCAGGTCTATGAAGACGCTGCTGCTCGGATGTTTCAGGATGCGGCGAAGATTGCGCTTGACCGCGCGGGACTTTCCCCTGCGGATATCGGGCAAATTGTGTTTGTGTCGACCACCGGCACAATGACGCCCAGCCTGCCGAGCCGGATGATCGCGGCCATGGGCTTTGCGCCTGATACACGCTGCGTCCCGCTGTTCGGTTATGGCTGTGCAGGCGGGGCCATTGGCCTTGGCGTGGCCGCCGACCTGTTCCGTGCGTCGCCCGAAAAGCCCGTCCTTCTGGTCAGCCTGGAACTGTGCAGCATTGCCTATGACCATAGCCGCATGGACAAGAAAGACATGGTCGCGCTGGCCCTGTTCGCCGACGGCTGCGCGGCGGCGGTTGTGGGGTCGGGCGAGGGACCGGAGCTGTCGGCCTTTGCCAGCCATATCTGGCCCGAAACGCTGGACATGATGGGCTGGGAAATTGGCGAGACGGGCTTCGATCTGGTGCTCGCCCGCAATATCCCGTCCTTTGTGAACAGCGATTTCGCACCGGTCTGTGACGCCTTTCTGGAAAAACAGTCTCTGGCGAAGGCCGATCTCGGCGAATCTGCCTGCCACCCCGGTGGCGGCCGCGTCGTCGATGCCTTGGCGGAATATCTGGAAGATGATCTGGCAGAGACCCGCGCGGTTCTGCGCAACAATGGCAATATGAGCTCGCCCACGGTGCTGTTCGTGCTGGAGCAGGTGCTGGCCAAGGGGCCGATTTCCAAACCCATGCTGATGACCGCGCTTGGCCCGGGTTTCGTCGGCGCAATGGGCGTGTTGAGGCCATGA
- a CDS encoding isoprenylcysteine carboxyl methyltransferase family protein: MTPLDWPFWAQIVLAYVIVQRLAELAYANANTRRLLSEGGREHGRDHYPLFIVLHSGWLISIALFAVPSAQPDLLLLNAFIASQTFRFWTLASIGRWWTTRIISAPHFPRVKKGPYRFIKHPNYALVVVEIALVPLLLGAPAMAVTFSVLNAALLWWRIRIEEAVLSERQSDGG, encoded by the coding sequence ATGACGCCGCTCGACTGGCCATTCTGGGCGCAGATCGTTCTGGCCTATGTCATCGTGCAGCGGCTGGCCGAGCTTGCCTATGCCAACGCCAATACCCGCCGTTTGCTGAGCGAGGGCGGCCGCGAACATGGGCGGGACCATTATCCACTGTTCATCGTGCTCCACAGCGGATGGCTGATTTCGATTGCGCTGTTTGCCGTGCCGTCGGCGCAGCCTGACCTTCTTCTTTTGAACGCCTTCATCGCCAGCCAGACCTTCCGCTTCTGGACCTTGGCGAGCATTGGCCGCTGGTGGACCACCCGCATCATCAGCGCGCCGCATTTTCCAAGGGTCAAAAAAGGACCCTACCGCTTTATCAAGCACCCCAATTACGCGCTGGTCGTCGTTGAAATCGCGCTAGTCCCGCTGTTGCTCGGCGCGCCGGCGATGGCGGTCACCTTTTCGGTCCTGAACGCCGCGCTATTGTGGTGGCGGATCCGGATCGAGGAAGCGGTGTTGTCGGAACGGCAATCGGATGGGGGATGA
- the rpsL gene encoding 30S ribosomal protein S12 produces the protein MPTINQLVRKGRTPQKTKSKVPAMDQNPQKRGVCTRVYTTTPKKPNSALRKVAKIRLTNQREVISYIPGEGHNLQEHSVVLIRGGRVRDLPGVRYHVLRGVLDTQGVKDRKQSRSKYGAKRPK, from the coding sequence ATGCCAACGATTAACCAGCTGGTCCGCAAGGGCCGGACACCGCAGAAGACCAAGTCCAAGGTCCCTGCGATGGACCAAAATCCACAGAAGCGCGGCGTTTGCACCCGCGTGTACACGACGACCCCGAAAAAGCCGAACTCGGCTTTGCGTAAAGTTGCGAAGATTCGTCTGACCAACCAGCGCGAGGTTATTTCCTACATCCCTGGCGAAGGCCACAACCTGCAAGAGCATAGCGTTGTGCTGATCCGCGGCGGCCGCGTACGCGACCTTCCCGGTGTGCGTTACCACGTTCTTCGCGGCGTACTCGATACGCAGGGTGTCAAGGACCGCAAGCAATCGCGTTCCAAATATGGTGCAAAGCGTCCGAAGTAA
- the rpsG gene encoding 30S ribosomal protein S7 translates to MSRRRRPEKRIILPDPKFGDIVLSKFMNNLMLDGKKSAAERIVYGALETVEARAKKDPLQTFHEALDNVKPGIEVRSRRVGGATYQVPCEVRPERAQALAIRWLIGAARNRSETTMAARLSGELMDAASNRGNAVKKREDTHRMAEANRAFAHYRW, encoded by the coding sequence ATGTCACGTCGTCGTCGTCCCGAAAAGCGCATCATTCTTCCCGATCCCAAATTCGGTGATATCGTGCTTTCGAAATTCATGAACAACCTGATGCTGGACGGTAAGAAGTCCGCAGCAGAGCGTATCGTTTATGGTGCCCTGGAAACCGTTGAAGCACGCGCGAAGAAAGATCCGCTGCAGACCTTCCATGAAGCACTGGACAACGTAAAGCCCGGTATCGAAGTCCGTAGCCGCCGCGTTGGTGGTGCCACCTATCAGGTGCCTTGCGAAGTTCGTCCCGAGCGTGCGCAGGCTTTGGCTATCCGCTGGTTGATCGGCGCTGCGCGTAACCGCAGCGAAACCACCATGGCTGCTCGTCTTTCCGGCGAATTGATGGATGCTGCGTCGAACCGCGGCAATGCTGTCAAAAAACGGGAAGATACGCACCGTATGGCCGAAGCCAACCGTGCATTCGCGCACTACCGCTGGTAA